One genomic window of Monodelphis domestica isolate mMonDom1 chromosome 1, mMonDom1.pri, whole genome shotgun sequence includes the following:
- the LOC100029972 gene encoding olfactory receptor 10G2, whose protein sequence is MEKVKNNSVETTVTDFILLGLAHPPKLRTFLCLVFLVIYTLTQLGNILILLTVWVDPQLNARPMYILLGVLSFLDMWLSSVIVPLIILSFTPASKAIPFAGCVAQLYFFHFLGSTQCFLYTLMAYDRYLAICRPLHYPVLMNGRLCTMLVAGAWVAGSIHGSIQATLTFRLPYCGPNLVDYFICDIPAVLRLACADTTINELVTFVDIGVVAASCFLLILLSYANIVYAILQIRTADGRRKAFSTCGSHLTVVTVYYVPCIFIYLRAGSKSPLDGAVAVFYTVVTPLLNPLIYTLRNQEVKAALKRLTRARGTHNEKK, encoded by the coding sequence ATGGAAAAAGTCAAAAACAATTCAGTGGAGACCACAGTGACAGACTTCATCCTCTTGGGATTGGCTCATCCACCAAAACTGAGGACCTTCCTCTGCCTGGTCTTCTTGGTTATCTACACCTTGACACAGCTTGGAAACATACTTATCTTGCTTACAGTCTGGGTTGACCCCCAACTAAATGCACGTCCTATGTACATACTTCTGGGTGTCCTCTCCTTCCTAGACATGTGGCTTTCTTCAGTCATTGTTCCACTGATTATCTTGAGCTTCACTCCTGCCAGTAAGGCTATCCCATTTGCAGGGTGTGTGGCTCAACTCTACTTTTTTCACTTCCTAGGAAGCACTCAATGCTTCCTCTACACCTTGATGGCATATGACAGATACCTGGCAATATGCAGACCTCTACATTACCCTGTGCTAATGAATGGACGTCTATGCACGATGCTTGTGGCTGGAGCATGGGTGGCTGGCTCTATCCATGGTTCTATCCAGGCTACCTTGACTTTCCGACTGCCTTACTGTGGACCCAATCTGGTAGATTACTTTATCTGTGACATCCCTGCAGTGCTGAGGCTGGCCTGTGCTGACACCACTATCAATGAGCTGGTGACCTTTGTAGACATTGGGGTGGTGGCTGCCAGCTGCTTCCTGCTGATCCTGCTCTCCTATGCAAACATTGTCTATGCCATCCTACAGATCCGTACAGCAGATGGGAGGCGAAAAGCCTTTTCCACCTGTGGCTCACACCTGACTGTGGTTACTGTATATTATGTCCCCTGCATTTTCATCTACCTACGAGCTGGTTCCAAGAGTCCACTAGACGGTGCAGTGGCTGTGTTTTACACAGTTGTCACTCCATTGCTCAACCCCCTGATCTATACTCTTAGAAACCAAGAGGTAAAGGCAGCCCTAAAAAGATTAACCAGAGCCCGAGGAAcccacaatgaaaaaaaataa